The Mycobacterium riyadhense sequence CGAGGGTGACTTCCTGATCTACCCCAAGCCGAAGCCGATCCCACACAAGACGGTGCTGCCGCTCGAGTTCGCGCGGCTCGCGGGCTACTACCTGGCCGAAGGCCACGCGTGCCTCACCAATAACTGTGAGTCGCTGATCTTCTCGTTCCACAGCGACGAGTTCGAGTACGTCGAGGACGTGCGGCAAGCATGCAAGTCGCTGTACGAGAAGTCGGGCTCGGTGTTGATCGAGGAGCACAAGCATTCGGCGCGCGTCACCGTCTACACGAAGGCGGGCTATGCCGCGATGCGCGACAACGTGGGGGTCGGATCGTCAAACAAGAAGCTGTCGGATCTGTTGATGCGCCAGGACGAGACGTTCCTGCGCGAGCTGGTCGACGCCTACGTGAATGGCGACGGCAATGTGATCCGGCGCGGGGGTGCGCTGTGGAAGCGGGTACACACCACATCACGCGTCTGGGCCTTCCAGCTACAGTCCATCCTGGCGCGGCTGGGTCACTACGCAACGGTCGAGCTGCGCAGGCCGGCAGGTCCGGTTGTGATCCAGGGCCGCAACGTGATTCGCAAGGACCTCTACCAGGTCCAGTGGACAGAAGGCGGCGGCGGCCCTAAGCAGGCCCGCGACTGCGGCGACTACTTCGCTGTCCCGATCAAGAAACGAACGGTCCGGGAGGCACACGAGCCTGTCTACAACCTGGACGTCGAGGCGCCCGACAGCTACCTCGCTTACGGATTCGCGGTACACAACTGCACTGCGCCGATCTACAAGTCGGACTCACTGCACTCGGCGGTGGTGGAGATCATCGTGAAACCGCATGCGCGCGTGCGTTACACCACCATCCAGAACTGGTCGAACAACGTCTACAACCTGGTCACCAAACGGGCCCGCGCTGAAGCCGGCGCGACGATGGAGTGGATCGACGGCAACATCGGGTCCAAGGTGACCATGAAGTACCCGGCGGTCTGGATGACCGGTGAGCACGCCAAGGGTGAGGTGCTTTCGGTGGCGTTCGCCGGCGAAGACCAGCACCAGGACACCGGCGCCAAGATGCTGCATCTGGCGCCGAACACGTCGAGCAACATCGTGTCCAAGTCGGTGGCACGCGGCGGCGGCCGCACGTCCTACCGCGGCCTGGTCCAGGTGAACAAGGGTGCGCATGGCTCTAAGTCGAGCGTGAAATGCGATGCGCTGCTGGTCGATACGATCAGCCGCAGCGACACCTACCCGTACGTCGACATCCGCGAGGACGACGTCACGATGGGCCACGAGGCCACCGTGTCGAAGGTCAGCGAGAACCAGCTGTTCTACTTGATGAGTCGCGGGCTGACCGAGGACGAGGCGATGGCGATGGTGGTGCGCGGCTTCGTCGAGCCGATCGCCAAGGAACTGCCCATGGAATACGCGCTTGAGCTCAACCGGCTGATCGAGCTGCAGATGGAGGGCGCGGTCGGATGACGGCTCAGGACCTGACCGCATCCGTCGAGGGGTCTCGGATCACCGCACTGAACAAAGGAGAGCTGTTCGCCTCCTTCGACGTCGACGCTTTCGAAGTTCCGCACGGCCGCGACGAGCTCTGGCGGTTCACCCCGCTGCGGCGGCTGCGCGGCCTGCACGACGGCTCGGCCAAGGCCACCGGGAGCGCCCAAATCACGGTCGGCGAACAACCCGGGGTGCGCGTCGAAACCGTGCGCCGCGGCGACGAGCGGCTCGGGCAGGGCGGCGTTCCAGCCGACCGGGTTGCCGCCCAGGCGTTTTCGTCGTTCAACTCGGCGACGCTGGTTACCGTCGGACGCGACACGCAGATCGCCGAGCCGGTGAACGTCGTAGTCACCGGTCCCGGCGAGGGTGCGATGGCCTACGGGCATTTACAGATCCGGGTCGACGAGCTCGGCGAGGCGGTCGTGGTGATCGATCACCGGGGGAGCGGAACCTACGCCGACAACGTCGAATTCGTCGTCGACGACGCGGCCCGGCTCACCGTCGTGTGGATCGCCGACTGGGCCGACGACATGGTGCACCTCAGCGCCCACCACGCCCGCCTCGGCAAGGACGCCGTACTGCGCCATGTCACCGTCACGCTGGGAGGCGAGCTGGTCCGAATGTCGGCCAACCTGCGGTTCGCGGCAACCGGCGGCGACGCCGAACTGCTGGGCCTATACTTCGCCGACGACGGCCAGCACCTGGAATCGCGGCTGCTGGTCGACCACGCTCACCCCAACTGCAAATCGAATGTGCTGTATAAGGGTGCGCTGCAAGGAGATCCGGACTCGTCGCTGCCCGACGCGCACACCGTCTGGATTGGCGACGTGCTGATCCGCGCCGAAGCCATCGGAACCGACACCTTCGAGGTGAACCGCAACCTGGTGCTCACCGACGGCGCGCGTGCCGACTCGGTGCCCAACTTGGAGATCGAGACCGGCGAGATCGTCGGCGCCGGACACGCCAGTGCCACCGGACGTTTCGACGACGAGCAGCTCTTCTATCTCCGCTCTCGCGGTATCCCCGAAGAGCAGGCCCGCCGGCTGGTGGTCCGCGGCTTCTTCGGGGAGATCATCTCCAAGATCGCGGTCCCCGAGATACGCGACCGCCTGACCGCAGCCATCGAACACGAACTAGCCATCACAGAATCAAAGGCAACGGAATCGAGATCACTAGCCTCATGACGACTTTGGAAGTCAAGGACCTGCACGTCAGCGTTGAGAACCCCAACGCCGCCGACACCGAACGCGAGATTCCGATCCTCAACGGCGTCGACCTGACCGTGAAATCCGGTGAGACACATGCGTTGATGGGCCCCAACGGCTCCGGCAAGTCCACGCTGTCGTATGCCATCGCCGGTCACCCGAAGTATCGGGTGACGTCGGGATCCATCACGTTGGATGGTGCCGACGTCCTAGAGATGAGCATCGACGAGCGCGCGCGTGCCGGACTGTTTCTGGCCATGCAGTACCCCGTCGAGGTGCCTGGCGTCTCGGTGTCGAACTTCCTGCGCTCGGCGGCGACCGCCATCCGCGGCGAGGCACCGAAGCTGCGGCACTGGGTCAAAGAGGTCAAGGCCGCGATGTCGGCCCTCGACATCGACCCGGCGTTCGCCGACCGCAACGTCAACGAAGGGTTTTCCGGCGGCGAGAAGAAGCGCCACGAGATCCTGCAGCTGGAGCTGCTCAAGCCCAAGATCGCCATCCTCGACGAAACCGACTCCGGTTTGGACGTTGACGCGTTGCGAGTGGTCAGCGAGGGGGTGAACCGCTACGCGCAATCCGAGCACGGCGGCATCCTGTTGATCACGCATTACACCCGCATCCTGCGCTACATCCATCCGGAGTACGTCCACGTGTTCGTCGGGGGCCGCATCGCCGAATCCGGCGGTTCAGAGCTCGCCGACGAACTCGAGCAGAACGGCTACGTACGCTTCACCCAAGCGGCCGCGGGGGCGGGACCATGACTGTCTCATTAGGCCGTCGGTCGCCACTAATAGACGTTGCGGCGATCCGCGCCGATTTCCCCATTCTCAAGCGCGTGATGCGCGGCGGAAATCAGCTGGCGTACCTGGATTCCGGTGCGACGTCGCAGCGACCGTTGCAGGTGCTCGACGCGGAGCGCGACTTTCTCGTCACGTCCAACGGCGCGGTGCACCGTGGCGCGCACCAGCTGATGGAAGAGGCGACCGACGCCTACGAGCAGGGCCGTGCGGACATCGCGGCGTTCGTCGGCGCCGACGCGGACGAGCTGGTATTCACCAAGAACGCCACGGAGTCGCTCAACTTGGTGTCATATGTGTTGGGCGACAAGCGGTTCGAGGGTGCCGTCGGACCCGGTGAGGTCATTGTCACCACCGAGCTGGAGCACCACGCCAACCTGGTCCCGTGGCAGGAGCTCGCCCGGCGTACTGGGGCCACGCTGCGCTGGTATGGCGTCACCGACGAAGGTCGTATCGATCTTGATTCGCTCGAGCTGGACGAACGCGTCAAAGTCGTTGCGTTCACCCATCACTCCAATGTGACGGGCGCCCTGGCGCCGGTAACAGAACTGGTTTCCCGAGCCAAAGCCGCTGGCGCGCTGACCGTCCTGGACGCCTGCCAGTCGGTCCCGCACCAGCCGGTCGACCTGCACGACTTGGGCGTCGACTTCGCCGCGTTCTCCGGACATAAAATGCTGGGCCCCAACGGGATCGGCGTGCTGTACGGCCGCCGTGAGCTGCTAGCACAGATGCCACCGTTCCTCACCGGTGGATCGATGATCGAGACCGTGACCATGGCAGCCAGCACCTACGCGTCGGCCCCGCAGCGATTCGAGGCAGGAACCCCGATGACCTCCCAGGTGGTCGGGTTGGCCGCCGCCGCACGCTATCTCGGCGGGATTGGCATGGACGCTGTCGAAGCACACGAACGCGAGCTCGTTGCCGCGGCCATCGAGGGCCTGTCCGGTATCGACGGCGTCCGGATCATCGGGCCCACATCAATGGAAAACCGCGGCTCGCCGGTGGCATTCGTCGTCGACGGCGTGCACGCGCACGACGTGGGGCAGGTGCTCGACGACGACGGCGTCGCCGTGCGGGTCGGGCACCACTGCGCATTGCCACTGCACCGCAGGTTCGGGCTGGCGGCCACCGCGCGCGCGTCGTTCGCGGTGTACAACACCGTAGGCGAGGTCGATCGGTTGGTCGCCGGTGTGCGACGGGCGCTGGACTTCTTTGGGAGATCCTGAATTTGCGACTCGAGCAGATCTACCAGGACGTGATCCTGGACCACTACAAGCACCCGCAGCACCGCGGGCTGCGTGAGCCATTCGGCGCGCAGGTCTTCCACGTCAACCCGATCTGCGGCGACGAGGTCACCCTGCGGGTCGCCTTGTCGGACGACGGCGAAATCGTCGCAGACGTTTCCTACGACGGCCAGGGCTGTTCGATCAGTCAGGCGTCGACCTCCGTGCTCACCGAGCAGGTGATCGGCCGGAGCGTGCCCGAGGCGTTGCAGATCATTTCGGCGTTTACTGAAATGGTGTCCTCGCGCGGCACCGTTGCGGGGGACGAGGATGTGCTGGGCGACGGGGTCGCGTTCGCCGGGGTGGCCAAGTACCCGGCTCGGGTGAAATGCGCGTTGCTCGGCTGGATGGCTTTTAAGGATGCGCTGGCTCAGGCCAGCGCTGCTGTCGAGGAGGTTACCGATGAGCGAGACGACCGCGCCGGATGAAGAATTGCTCGCCGACGTCGAGGAGGCGATGCGCGACGTCGTCGACCCGGAGCTGGGGATCAACGTCGTCGATCTGGGACTGGTCTACGGCCTCGACCTGGAAGAGGGCGACGAGGGAACCGTCGCGCTGATCGACATGACCCTGACATCTGCGGCGTGCCCGCTCACCGATGTCATTGAGGACCAGTCGCGCAGCGCGTTGGTCGGCAGCGGTCTGGTCAACGACATCCGCATCAACTGGGTCTGGAACCCGCCGTGGGGCCCGGACAAGATTACCGATGACGGGCGTGAGCAACTCCGCGCGCTCGGTTTCACCGTCTGATCGGGAAGCCCCGTCAGAACGCGTCCTCGGAGACGCGCATGATCTCGTCGTCAATGGATTCGATTACGGTGCGCACTCCGCTCAGTTTCGGCAGCATGTTTTTGGCGAAGAACGACGCGACCGCAATCTTGCCTTGGTAAAACGACTCGTCGCTCTTCGAGGGCTCATTCGCCAAAGCGGCGCGGGCGACATTGGCTTGAACCAGCAGTCGCCAGCCGATGAGCAGGTCGCCAACGGCCAGCAGGTATCGCACCGATCCGAGCCCCACCTTGTAGATGTCGGTGGAATTTTGCGCGGCGGACATCAGGTATCCGGTTAGCGCGCCGGTCATCGCCGTGAAATCGTCGAGTGCGGTTTGTAGCAACTCGGCTTGTGGCTTCAGCGATTCATCGATGTTTTCGATGGTGTGACTGATCTGAGTCAGCACATGCTGCAGTGCCTGGCCGTGGTCGCGCACGATCTTGCGGAAGAAGAAGTCCAGCGCCTGGATGGCAGTGGTGCCCTCGTACAGCGAATCGATCTTGGCGTCGCGGATGTACTGCTCAATGGGATAGTCGACCAAGAAACCCGAGCCACCCAGGGTCTGCAGCGACTCGGTCAGGATTTCGTAGGCCCGTTCCGAGCCCACCCCTTTGACGATCGGCAGCAGCAGATCGTCGACGCGGTGCGCCATATCGTGATCCGCGCCCGAAACACGTTGGGCCACATCGTCATCCTGATGTGCGGCGGCATACAGATACAGCGCCCGCAGACCCTCGGCGTAGGCTTTCTGGGTCATCAGGCTGCGACGCACGTCGGGATGACGCATGATCGTGACCCGCGGCGCGGTCTTGTCGGTCATCTGGGTCAGATCCGCACCCTGTATCCGCTCCTTGGCATAGGCCAGCGCGTTCAGATAGCCCGTGGACAGGGTGCCCGCGGACTTGACGCCGATCGTCATGCGGGCGTGCTCGATGATGGTGAACATCTGCGCGATCCCGTTGTGCACACCACCGACCAGGTAACCAACGGCCGGCACATCGGTTGCGCCGAAAGTCAATTCACACGTGGGGGAGGACTTCAGGCCCATTTTGTGCTCAAGCCCGGTGACGTAGACCCCGTTGCGCGGCCCGAGTTCTAAAGTCTCGGGGTCGAAGAGAAAGTTGGGTACGTAGAACAGACTCAAGCCCTTGGTACCCGGACCGGCGCCCTCGGGGCGGGCCAACACGAGATGGAAGATGTTCTCGCAGGTTTCGCCGACGTCTCCGCCGGAGATGAACCGCTTGACGCCCTCGATATGCCAGGTGCCATCGGGTTGTTCAATGGCCTTTGCGCGGGCCGCACCCACATCGGAGCCCGCATCGGGTTCGGTGAGCACCATGGTGGATTGCCAGCCACGCTCTATACCCTTGGCCGCCCACTGGCGCTGCTGTTCGTCGCCCTCAATGAAGAGCGCATGGGCCATCACCGGTCCCAAGAGGTAGAAGCACGCAGACGGATTGGCGCAAAAGATCATTTCGTTGACGGCCCAGGTGAGGGGCGGCGGCGCGGCCATGCCACCGATCTCTTCGGCCAGACCCAGCCGCCACCACTCCGCGTCCTTGATCGCTTGCACCGTCTTGACCAGTTCGTCCGGCACGCTGATCGAGTGAGTGGCGGGGTCGAACACCGGTGGATTGCGGTCGGCGAAGGCGAACGATTCGGCGATCGGGCCTTCGGCCAAGCGAGCGGCCTCGGACAGGATGGTGCGGGCGGTGTCGGCATCCAGATCGCTGTACCGGCCCGTACCGAGGACGGCGCCTACATCAAGAACTTCGAACAGGTTGAATTCGAGATCGCGGACGTTGGCGATGTAGTGCCCCAATTCGATTCCCTTCAACCTCGGCTGATCGGCTTTTGATCGGGAACAGTCTCGCCGAGTGGAGAAAATGTACGCAACCGTAGGTAGGGCTGCTACTACGTGCCGTTCGCGCCGTTTATGCCGAACAGCAGCCCGCGCTGGCCGCCGGTGCCGGGCGTGTTAAGAAGACCGAAGGCGTCGCCTCCGTCACCGCCGTTGCCGATCAACAGCGCATTGCCGCCGTTGCCGCCATCGCCGATCACCGTCCCGCCGTCGCCACCGGCCCCGCCGTTACCGATCAATCCGGCCTGGCCGCCGATCCCGCCGTTACTGGTCGTTCCGCCGTCGCCGCCGTCACCGCCGCTGCCGTACAGGAACCCGCCGTTGCCGCCACTCCCGCCGTTGCCGAAGGAGAGGGAATTCCCGCCCGCGCCTCCGTCGCCTAGTAACCAGGCCCGACCACCCGCAGCGCCCCCGGCGGGGCCGGCGCCGCCGACGCCGCCATTGCCGTAAAGGAATCCGCCGTTTCCGCCGACGCCGCCGACTCCCCCGGGAGCGCCGGCGCCGCCGGCGCCGCCCGCGCCGAACAACAAGGCAGAGCCACCGATGCCTCCGGAGCTGCCGATGCCGCCGACACCACCGTTGCCGTACAGCCACCCGCCAGCGCCGCCATTACCGCCGCCCGCGCCCGCTCCGCCATTGCCGCCGTTCCCGCCATTGCCGAGCAATCCGGCGGCCCCGCCGCTGCCGCCGGCCACCCCCATGGCGGATTGCGAGAAGCCGTTGCCGCCATTGCCGAACAGGATCCCGCCGGCCTGGCCGTTCGGGCTCGCCGCGGTGCCATCGGCTCCGTTACCGATAAACGGACGGTTGAACAGCGCTAGCGCGGGCGCATTGATAAAGTCCGCGATCGGCTGGAAGGCACCGAAGTTGGTGGCCTCCGCGGCGGCGTACGCCTGGGCGCCGCCGGAGAGGCTTCGCACGAAGTCGCTGTGAAACGCCGCGACCTGAGCGCTCGCCACCTGAAAACTTTGGCCGTGTGCGGCGAAGAACGCCGCGACGGCGGCCGACACCTCATCGGCGCCCGCGGCCGCCACCGCGGTCGTCTGGGCCGCCGCCGCCGAATTAGCCTCGCTAAGCATCGAACCGACGCGAGCCAAGTTCTGGGCCGCACCCGATAACAGCTCCGTATTGGCAACCACGAACGACATCCCGTACCTCCCCTGTGAAGCGTCAGCGACGGAATGAATCTTATCGTGATTCGTCAGCAATAGTTACCCATTCGTCACCCGTTTCAGGATGAGTTGCGCAAACCGGCGCGGAAATCAATTTGCGTTGTGCCAGTGACCAATTCAATCGCATACCGCAATGCAAACGAGATATTTGGCGGTCGCTGCATCCCTAGACTCGGTTCATCCTGACGCACTCCCACCCCTGTCGTGAGGCCGCCGGAATGACTTTGACCGCTTTCGAAGTGACTGCTCCAGAGGCTACTTTCGACCGCGCTCCAAGAACGATCTCCCAACCGTTGAGCTGGCGGGCCGCGCTGTGGTCAGTGGTGTCGGTGCGCTGGGCGGCGGTCGCGCTGGCGCTGTTCCTAGCTGGCCTGGCGGCGCAGGGCAGCGGCGCGCCCGAGTCGGTGTGGTGGACGCTGTATCTGGCTTGCTACCTCGCGGGTGGGTGGGGTTCGGCGTGGGCCGGCGCACAAGCGTTGCGGAACAAGGCCCTTGACGTCGACCTGCTCATGATCGTCGCCGCGATCGGCGCGGTCGCGATCGGACAGATCTTCGACGGCGCGCTACTGATCGTAATTTTCGCGACGTCTGGCGCGCTCGACGACGTTGCCACCAAACACACCGCAGACTCGGTCAAAGGGTTGTTGGACCTCGCGCCCGATTGGGCCGTGGTGATCGAAGGCGACGGCAACGAGCGCGCGGTGCCGGCCAGTGAGCTGGTGATCGGTGACCGGGTGGTGATACGACCCGGAGAGCGGATACCCGCCGATGGGGTGGTGATATCGGGCTCCTCTGACGTCGACCAATGCTCGATCACCGGCGAATCGATGCCGATGACCAAGGACAGTGGTGACGAGGTGTTTGCGGGCACCGTGAACGGATCAGGGGTGCTGCAGCTGGTGGTCACCCGTGACCCGTCACAGACCGTGGTCGCCCGCATTGTCGAACTGGTGGCCAAAGCGTCGGCGACCAAGGCCAAGACCCAGCTGTTCATCGAGAAGATCGAGCAGCGCTACTCCGTTGGCGTGGTGGCCGCCACGCTTGCTCTTGTCACCATCCCGTTGCTGATGGGCGCCCCGTTGCAGCCAACATTGTTGCGCGCCATGACTTTTATGATTGTGGCGTCGCCGTGCGCCGTGGTGCTGGCCACCATGCCGCCGCTGCTTTCGGCGATCGCCAACGCGGGCCGGCACGGGGTATTGGTCAAGTCCGCGGTGGTGGTCGAGCGCCTCGCTGACACCAGCATTGTCGCGCTGGACAAGACCGGCACGCTGACTTGCGGCATCCCGCAACTGACGACCGTGGAGCCGCTGAAGCCTGAGGCGCTCGGCGTCGCTGGATTGCTCCAATTGGCCGCTGCCGCAGAGCAATCCAGTGAACATCCGCTTGGGCGGGCCATCGTCGACGAAGCTCGCAGCCGAGGCATCGCCGTCCCAGCGGCCGAGGACTTCCGCGCTCTGCCGGGCCGGGGGGTACGTGCCACCGTGGGGCGTGATTTTGTCGAGGTCTGCAGCCCACACGGCTACCGAGGCGCGCCGGTGCCCGAACTGGCGCCGATCCTCGAGGCCGGTGCAACCGCGGCGATCGTCCTACTGAATGGTGTCGCGGTTGGCGTACTCGGACTCACCGATCAGGTTCGACCCGACGCCGCCGAGTCCGTCGCGTCGCTGACCGCGTTGACCGCGGCGCCGCCGGTGCTGTTAACCGGAGACAACGGGCGCGCGGCCCGACGGGTTGCCCAGCACGCCGGGATCACCGACGTACGCGCGGCATTGCTGCCGGAACAGAAAGTCGAAGCGGTCCGCGGTCTGCAGGCCGTTGGTCACCGGGTGCTCGTCGTCGGCGACGGCGTCAACGACGCCCCCGCGATGGCCGCGGCACGTACGTCGATGGCCATGGGCGCCGGAGCCGACCTCACCCTGCAGACCGCCGACGGTGTCACCGTGCGCGACGAACTGCACACCATCCCGACGATGATTGGGCTGGCCCGGCAGGCTCGCCGGGTCGTGACCGCCAACCTGGCCATTGCGGCTACCTTCATCACGGTCCTGGTGTTGTGGGATCTGTTTGGCCACCTGCCGCTGCCGCTTGGTGTGGCCGGCCACGAAGGATCCACGGTGCTGGTGGCCCTCAACGGCATGCGTCTGTTGACCAACCGGTCGTGGCGGGCCGCGGCCCATTCTTGTCGGGGCACGTGCGCTGAGGGCTGAAACTCGGGCGTTTCCGCAAGCCCGGACGTAGGCTCCCACCCGTGGCTACTCGGGACCTGACGGCGGCGGTTTTCAAGCAAACCATCGACGCCAACGACAACGTGCTCGTCTATTTCTGGGCACCGTTGTGCGGGCCGTGTGACTTGTTCACGCCGACCTACGCGAACTCGTCGAACAAACACTTCGACATCGTGCATGCCAAGGTCAACTACGAAACCGAGAAGGACCTGGTCGAGATGGCTAAGGTCCAGTATCTGCCGACATTGATGGCCTTCAAAAAGGGCAAGCTGGTGTTCAAGCAAGCCGGCATTGCCAATCCCGCGGTCATGGACAACCTGGTGCGGCAGCTTCGGACATACAAATTCAAGGTCGAATCTCCGGCAGGTCAGCGGGGCCTGCTGTGAATATGCGGGAACAAGAACGGCGCTGCGCGGCGTTAGGGGTGGCGTGACTACCCAAGACCTGACTGCTGCGCAGTTCAATGAAACCGTCAACGACAATGACATGGTGCTCGTCGATTTCTGGGCATCCTGGTGTGGCCCGTGTAAGGCCTTCGCGCCGACGTTCCAGGCTTCCTCGGAGAAGCACCCCGACGTTGTGTTCGCCAAGGTGGACACCGAAGCCGAGCAAGAGCTAGCCGCGGCCGCACAGATCCGGTCCATCCCCACGCTGATGGCATTCAAGAAGGGCAAGCTGTTGTTCAACCAGGCCGGAGCGCTGCCGGCAGCGGCTCTCGAGGATCTGGTCCAGCAGCTCAAGGCATACGACGTACCAGAAGATGCGGCGGCACCTGCCACCTAAGGCCATCCGTAGCGGTTGGGCTACCTTGCATGGGTGAGTTTGGTCCTTGTTGAAAACCCTCGGCCCGAGATTGCGCTGATCACCCTCAACCGGCCCGAGCGGATGAATTCGATGGCTTTCGACGTCATGGTGCCGCTCAAAGAGGCCCTCGAGAAGGTCACCTACGACAACTCCGTGCGCGTGGTTGTGCTGACCGGGGCGGGTCGAGGGTTCTCCTCGGGCGCAGATCACAAGTCTGCGGGCACCGTGCCTCACGTCGAGGATTTGACCCGCCCGACTTACGCGCTGCGTTCCATGGAGTTGCTCGACGACGTCATCTTGACGTTGCGCCGGTTGCACCAACCGGTGATCGCCGCGGTGAACGGCCCGGCGATCGGCGGTGGGCTGTGCCTGGCGCTGGCCGCAGACATCAGGGTGGCCTCGACCACCGCTTACTTTCGCGCCGCCGGCATCAACAACGGATTGACCTCCAGCGAACTGGGGCTGAGCTACCTGCTGCCCAGGGCCATCGGATCGTCGCGTGCGTTCGAGATCATGCTGACCGGTCGGGACGTCAGTGCCGAGGAAGCCGAACGGATCGGGTTGGTGTCGTGTCAGGTGCCGGAAGGCCAGCTGCTGGACACCTGCTATGCCATCGCCGCCCGGATGGCGGCGTTCTCGCGACCGGGAATTGAGTTGACCAAACGCACGCTGTGGGGTGGACTAGACGCCGCCAGCTTGGAAGGGCATATGCAGGCCGAGGGCCTGGGACAGCTTTTCGTTCGTCTGCTCACCGCCAACTTCGAAGAAGCGGTTGCCGCGCGCGCAGAGCGGCGGCCACCGGTTTTCACAGACGACAAATAGCCACCAGGGAGCAAATGTGATCACTGCCACGGACCTCGAGGTCCGCGCTGGTGCGCGCATTCTGCTCTCACCCGATGGCCCCGACCTTCGCGTGCAACCCGGTGATCGGATCGGGCTGGTCGGACGCAACGGTGCGGGCAAGACCACAACGCTGCGCATCCTGGCAGGCGAGAGCCAACCCTATGCCGGGTCGGTCGCCCGCAGCGGCGAAATCGGTTATCTGCCACAGGATCCCAAAGAGGGCGATCTCGACATCCTGGCTCGCGACCGGGTGCTGTCGGCGCGCGGACTCGACGTATTGCTCACCGATCTGGAGAAGCAGCAGGCGCTGATGGCCGAGGTGGCCGACGACGACGCGCGCGACCGCGCGATTCGTCGCTACGGGCAGCTCGAGGAGCGGTTTGTCGCGTTGGGTGGCTACGGCGCGGAAAGCGAGGCGGGCCGCATCTGCGCGAGTCTCGGGCTGCCCGAACGGGTGTTGACCCAGCAGCTGCGCACCCTGTCCGGTGGTCAGCGCCGCCGGGTGGAGCTGGCGCGCATTCTCTTCGCGGCTTCCGACACCGGTGCGGGCTCATCCACCACGCTGCTGCTCGACGAGCCGACCAATCACCTCGACGCCGATTCGCTTGGCTGGCTGCGGGATTTCCTGCGGACGCATACCGGCGGGCTGGTAATGATCAGCCACAACGTGGACCTGATCGCCGATGTCGTTAACCGAGTGTGGTTCCTAGATGCGGTGCGAGGCGAGGTCGATGTCTACAACATGGGCTGGCAGAAGTATCTCGACGCCCGTGCCACCGACGAGCAGCGGCGCCGTCGGGAACGCGCCAACGCCGAACGCAAGGCCGCCGCGCTGCGCACCCAGGCCGCCAAGCTGGGCGCCAAGGCCACCAAAGCCGTTGCGGCCCAAAACATGTTGCGTCGTGCCGATCGGATGATGGCTGCGCTCGATGCAGAGCGCGTCGCCGACAAGGTGGCCCGGATCAAATTCCCCACCCCGGCCGCGTGCGGCCGCACTCCGTTAGTGGCCAAGGGGCTGAGCAAGACGTATGGATCGCTTGAGGTATTCACCGGCGTCGATCTGGCCATCGACCGCGGCTCTCGGGTTGTCGTGCTGGGACTCAACGGTGCCGGCAAGACAACCCTGCTGCGATTGCTGGCCGGCGTCGAGCAACCCGATGCCGGCGCGTTAGAGCCGGGACACGGATTGCGGATCGGCTACTTCGCGCAGGAACACGACACCCTCGACAACGAAGACACGGTCTGGCAGAACATCCGCCACGCCGCACCCGAATCCGGTGAACAGGAGCTGCGCGGTCTGTTGGGGGCATTCATGTTCAGCGGCCCACAGCTGGACCAACCGGCGGGCACGCTGTCCGGCGGAGAGAAGACCCGTCTCGCGCTGGCCGGCCTGGTGGCGTCCACCGCCAACGTGTTGCTGCTCGACGAACCGACCAACAATCTCGACCCGGCGTCGCGTGAGCAAGTGCTCGACGCGCTGCGCAGCTATCAAGGCGCGGTGGTCCTGGTGAC is a genomic window containing:
- a CDS encoding thioredoxin family protein, giving the protein MATRDLTAAVFKQTIDANDNVLVYFWAPLCGPCDLFTPTYANSSNKHFDIVHAKVNYETEKDLVEMAKVQYLPTLMAFKKGKLVFKQAGIANPAVMDNLVRQLRTYKFKVESPAGQRGLL
- the trxA gene encoding thioredoxin — protein: MTTQDLTAAQFNETVNDNDMVLVDFWASWCGPCKAFAPTFQASSEKHPDVVFAKVDTEAEQELAAAAQIRSIPTLMAFKKGKLLFNQAGALPAAALEDLVQQLKAYDVPEDAAAPAT
- a CDS encoding enoyl-CoA hydratase encodes the protein MGYLAWVSLVLVENPRPEIALITLNRPERMNSMAFDVMVPLKEALEKVTYDNSVRVVVLTGAGRGFSSGADHKSAGTVPHVEDLTRPTYALRSMELLDDVILTLRRLHQPVIAAVNGPAIGGGLCLALAADIRVASTTAYFRAAGINNGLTSSELGLSYLLPRAIGSSRAFEIMLTGRDVSAEEAERIGLVSCQVPEGQLLDTCYAIAARMAAFSRPGIELTKRTLWGGLDAASLEGHMQAEGLGQLFVRLLTANFEEAVAARAERRPPVFTDDK
- a CDS encoding ABC-F family ATP-binding cassette domain-containing protein, coding for MITATDLEVRAGARILLSPDGPDLRVQPGDRIGLVGRNGAGKTTTLRILAGESQPYAGSVARSGEIGYLPQDPKEGDLDILARDRVLSARGLDVLLTDLEKQQALMAEVADDDARDRAIRRYGQLEERFVALGGYGAESEAGRICASLGLPERVLTQQLRTLSGGQRRRVELARILFAASDTGAGSSTTLLLDEPTNHLDADSLGWLRDFLRTHTGGLVMISHNVDLIADVVNRVWFLDAVRGEVDVYNMGWQKYLDARATDEQRRRRERANAERKAAALRTQAAKLGAKATKAVAAQNMLRRADRMMAALDAERVADKVARIKFPTPAACGRTPLVAKGLSKTYGSLEVFTGVDLAIDRGSRVVVLGLNGAGKTTLLRLLAGVEQPDAGALEPGHGLRIGYFAQEHDTLDNEDTVWQNIRHAAPESGEQELRGLLGAFMFSGPQLDQPAGTLSGGEKTRLALAGLVASTANVLLLDEPTNNLDPASREQVLDALRSYQGAVVLVTHDPGAAEALDPQRVVLLPDGTEDYWSDEYRDLIELA